From the genome of Rhodothermales bacterium, one region includes:
- a CDS encoding EboA domain-containing protein: protein MPTSTSRTNIQAIAELIERWITPHLDEKGSAWLLGKKRDLAAGAADWVFFSSFSAVPRYIGKAELQLNAGDLENARNVRPNWTPTGWSIDQAGRTLLILANPSDDAEAFVARLEAVFNAADVGESVTLYQALPLLPHPERFSARGAEGLRSNMTSVFNAVSLDNPFPSEQFDENTWNQMVLKCCFVGSPLHRIVGLEHRANATLSQMLVDYAHERWAASRSLTPELWRPVAPYASPAMLSDLQRVFTDPDPTQQEAGALALASSPLKEAHALLATRPDLKSRIDSGSLTWTTHARDRMPTWQP, encoded by the coding sequence ATGCCAACCTCAACGAGCCGTACGAACATCCAGGCTATCGCGGAGCTGATCGAACGCTGGATAACGCCCCACCTGGATGAGAAGGGAAGCGCCTGGCTGCTGGGTAAAAAACGCGATCTTGCCGCCGGCGCTGCCGACTGGGTTTTCTTTTCTTCGTTCAGTGCCGTCCCGCGCTATATCGGCAAAGCGGAGCTCCAGCTAAATGCCGGCGACCTGGAAAATGCCCGAAACGTCCGCCCCAACTGGACGCCGACCGGCTGGAGCATCGACCAGGCCGGACGCACCCTGCTCATCCTCGCCAACCCGTCCGACGACGCCGAGGCCTTCGTGGCGCGCCTCGAGGCGGTCTTCAACGCGGCCGACGTCGGCGAAAGCGTGACGCTCTACCAGGCCCTTCCGCTCCTTCCGCACCCCGAACGGTTCAGCGCCCGCGGCGCGGAAGGTCTCCGAAGCAACATGACGTCCGTCTTCAACGCCGTCTCGCTCGACAATCCGTTCCCCTCGGAACAGTTCGACGAAAACACCTGGAATCAGATGGTGCTCAAATGCTGCTTCGTGGGCAGCCCGCTGCACCGCATCGTGGGCCTGGAACACCGCGCCAACGCAACCCTGAGCCAGATGCTGGTCGACTACGCCCACGAGCGCTGGGCCGCCTCCCGGTCGCTCACCCCCGAGCTCTGGCGCCCCGTGGCGCCCTACGCCTCGCCGGCGATGCTGAGCGACCTGCAGCGCGTCTTCACCGACCCGGACCCCACCCAGCAGGAAGCCGGCGCCCTCGCGCTGGCCTCCTCGCCGCTCAAGGAGGCCCATGCCCTGCTCGCCACCCGGCCCGACCTGAAATCCCGCATCGACAGCGGCTCCCTGACGTGGACCACCCACGCCCGCGACCGGATGCCGACCTGGCAACCCTGA